A genomic region of Salinibacterium sp. NK8237 contains the following coding sequences:
- a CDS encoding O-antigen ligase yields MISRSALNAATNVGAVILSSPRTSAALSTVVIGTTVAAFFLRTVLGTAGFLAALMLLVVLVSLSAWAQWKDIGWRALVPISLILFTGWVWLSVAWSQYRAESVASALYLLMLTIMGIYIALVRDTIQIVRAFGDVLRAALVVSLVFEILTGLIFDSSIDALLIQGNLGTAEPIQGIFGTRNHLGMIALIAFITFAIEYATRSVERNLAIGSLITAALVLLLSQSPLALGAGLIIAAATGALAALRRVPSGRRRYWQILLMAFTTATLIVSWLSRTAIVAWFDASDELAYRVGVWRQLWTLEDNYRLEGWGWIGPWDATVAPYLAFGSFDSRVPDSAHNAYLDVWFQLGVVGFLIFVGLLGLAFTRSWLLASRRRSIVFAWPALVLLALAIGALAESSILTDFGWVTFVVCCVKASRELSWRRALDSSVSPGI; encoded by the coding sequence ATGATTTCTCGCTCCGCCCTGAACGCCGCAACGAATGTCGGTGCGGTGATCCTGTCGTCGCCTCGAACGTCCGCAGCTCTCAGCACTGTTGTCATCGGCACCACGGTAGCGGCATTCTTTCTGCGAACCGTTTTAGGCACTGCTGGCTTTCTCGCCGCCCTGATGCTGCTCGTCGTGCTTGTCTCGCTGTCGGCATGGGCGCAGTGGAAAGATATTGGCTGGCGCGCCCTGGTGCCGATTTCACTCATCCTTTTCACGGGCTGGGTCTGGCTCTCCGTAGCGTGGTCGCAGTACCGTGCGGAGAGCGTAGCGAGTGCGCTCTACTTGCTGATGCTCACGATTATGGGCATCTATATCGCCTTGGTGCGCGACACAATCCAAATCGTGCGGGCTTTTGGCGATGTGCTGAGGGCAGCTCTCGTGGTCTCTCTAGTTTTTGAGATTCTTACTGGCCTCATATTCGATTCCTCGATAGATGCGCTTCTGATCCAAGGCAATTTGGGAACAGCGGAGCCAATTCAAGGCATTTTCGGCACTCGGAATCATCTCGGCATGATTGCCCTCATCGCGTTCATCACGTTCGCGATTGAATACGCAACACGATCCGTCGAACGTAATCTCGCGATCGGTTCACTCATCACAGCGGCGCTCGTGCTCCTGCTCTCGCAGTCTCCGCTCGCTCTTGGGGCTGGGCTCATCATTGCCGCCGCCACTGGCGCGCTTGCCGCTCTGCGCCGGGTGCCGTCCGGGCGCCGACGCTATTGGCAGATACTTCTGATGGCATTCACCACAGCCACCCTCATCGTGAGTTGGCTATCTCGAACAGCGATCGTGGCGTGGTTCGATGCGAGCGATGAGCTCGCCTATCGAGTGGGCGTGTGGCGTCAGTTGTGGACGCTAGAGGATAATTATCGGCTTGAAGGGTGGGGGTGGATAGGCCCGTGGGATGCCACTGTTGCCCCGTATCTCGCGTTCGGATCCTTTGATTCCCGCGTACCCGACTCCGCACACAACGCGTACCTCGATGTGTGGTTCCAACTCGGCGTCGTCGGCTTCCTCATTTTTGTCGGCTTGCTCGGCTTGGCTTTCACTCGCTCGTGGCTTTTGGCCTCCCGCCGGCGCAGCATCGTCTTCGCCTGGCCAGCTCTCGTGCTGCTAGCGCTGGCTATCGGCGCACTCGCAGAGAGCTCGATCTTGACAGACTTCGGCTGGGTCACGTTCGTCGTGTGCTGTGTCAAAGCGTCGCGAGAACTCAGTTGGCGCCGCGCACTCGACTCGAGTGTCTCGCCCGGCATTTAG
- the galE gene encoding UDP-glucose 4-epimerase GalE, with protein MRVLVTGGAGYIGAHTVRLLVDRGDEVVVLDNLGSGQPDRIRDVALVKLDLAAAPVSEIEAALSDNAIDAVIHFAAHKQVGESVAKPALYYADNVGAVAKLLMAMENAGVDKLVFSSSAAVYGNASGAISETAPALPISPYGATKLVGEQIITAAAVAWPLRAASLRYFNVAGAGSADLADTVAFNLIPICLDLIADHQPPVIFGDDYDTADGTCVRDYVHVVDVAEAHLAVLDALPHDPGNTILNVGTGVGTSVREIVDALIKVSGTDLIAEVHPRRAGDPAAIVGGVSAIKEFTGWSARFGVEDIVNSAWEARQSVPEPR; from the coding sequence ATGCGCGTTCTCGTTACCGGCGGAGCCGGCTATATCGGTGCCCACACTGTCCGACTGCTCGTTGATCGCGGAGACGAGGTTGTTGTTCTCGACAACCTCGGATCAGGACAACCTGATCGAATCCGAGACGTGGCGCTAGTGAAGCTTGATCTGGCGGCCGCACCGGTGAGCGAGATTGAAGCTGCGCTCAGCGACAACGCGATCGATGCAGTCATCCATTTTGCTGCTCACAAGCAAGTGGGGGAGTCTGTGGCAAAGCCTGCGCTCTACTACGCCGACAACGTTGGCGCTGTAGCCAAGTTGCTCATGGCGATGGAAAACGCGGGTGTCGACAAGCTCGTGTTTTCGTCGTCTGCGGCCGTGTATGGCAATGCATCAGGGGCAATCTCTGAGACTGCCCCCGCGCTGCCCATTAGCCCGTACGGTGCCACCAAGTTGGTTGGTGAGCAGATCATTACAGCCGCGGCCGTGGCGTGGCCGTTGAGGGCCGCCAGCTTGCGCTACTTCAATGTCGCAGGAGCGGGTAGCGCCGATCTCGCAGACACGGTGGCTTTCAACTTGATTCCGATTTGCCTCGACCTGATCGCTGACCATCAGCCTCCCGTTATTTTCGGTGACGACTATGACACTGCCGATGGCACGTGCGTGCGCGACTACGTGCATGTCGTCGACGTCGCTGAAGCGCACTTGGCTGTCTTGGATGCCCTTCCGCACGACCCGGGAAACACCATCCTGAATGTCGGAACCGGAGTAGGCACGAGCGTTCGTGAGATCGTTGATGCCCTTATCAAGGTTTCTGGAACAGACTTGATAGCTGAGGTGCATCCTCGTCGTGCAGGCGATCCAGCCGCGATCGTCGGTGGCGTGAGTGCGATCAAGGAATTCACCGGTTGGTCTGCCCGCTTCGGAGTCGAGGACATTGTGAACTCGGCGTGGGAAGCTCGACAGTCTGTGCCTGAACCCCGATAG
- a CDS encoding cell wall-binding repeat-containing protein, protein MHIFLTVRGGFYRVSAMVAAIAVLATGVVVSGPTLSASAISGSDFDPGNIISDEQFYDGSAMTESEIQAFLNANSGALKTLRQDVETRAKETSQTTGNLICEEIKGGSNLLASTIIYRAQVACGISAKVILVTLQKEQGLITNSNPSSWNINNALGYGCPDDTGCSEEAQGFGFQVFTGTRQFKAYKAANFAKQPGTFSIAYYPGSNTCGSKTVKISNYATAALYNYTPYVPNAAALANLGGVGDKCSSYGNRNFWYYYYSWFGNPTDVTPDVSVSRVSGGDRFVVSAALSAKAYPDSGIDRVYVATGMDFPDALSAAAAAAFYGGPLLLVTSSAIPASTSAELKRLKPKEIVVVGGTGAISKSIYNSLAGYTSKISRISGGDRYESSRLIAESAFPAGTTTSAYIATGTTFADALSASSAAAAAGSPVILVPGNASKLDSATKSLLTKLGITSVTIAGGSVAVSSGIESQLKSQLGSSKVVRMGGSDRFAVSAAINNAAFDDAHTVYLASGYNFPDALSGAAVAGAQSVPLYIVQTSCVPKAILQDIEDLGASKVVLLGGTSALTSKVAKLTTC, encoded by the coding sequence ATGCACATTTTTTTGACTGTCCGGGGTGGTTTTTACCGCGTCTCGGCGATGGTTGCGGCAATAGCTGTTCTAGCTACTGGTGTCGTGGTCTCGGGCCCGACGCTCTCCGCGTCCGCCATTAGCGGCAGCGATTTCGACCCGGGAAACATCATCAGCGACGAGCAGTTTTACGACGGCTCCGCGATGACTGAAAGCGAGATTCAGGCATTCTTGAACGCCAATTCTGGTGCGCTCAAGACGCTGCGACAAGACGTCGAGACGCGAGCTAAAGAAACCTCGCAGACCACAGGCAATTTGATTTGTGAAGAGATCAAGGGCGGCAGCAACCTGCTGGCCTCGACAATCATTTATCGGGCACAGGTCGCGTGCGGCATCAGCGCGAAAGTGATTTTGGTGACTTTGCAAAAAGAGCAAGGGCTGATCACCAATTCCAACCCCAGCTCGTGGAACATCAACAACGCTCTTGGCTACGGATGCCCAGACGACACTGGTTGCTCCGAAGAAGCACAAGGCTTCGGCTTTCAGGTATTCACGGGAACACGTCAGTTCAAGGCATACAAGGCCGCTAACTTCGCCAAACAGCCCGGCACCTTCAGCATTGCGTACTACCCAGGTAGCAACACCTGCGGCAGCAAAACAGTAAAGATTTCCAACTACGCCACCGCGGCCCTCTACAACTACACGCCGTACGTACCCAACGCAGCGGCGCTAGCCAATCTTGGCGGCGTTGGCGATAAGTGTTCCTCCTACGGAAACCGCAACTTCTGGTACTACTACTACTCGTGGTTCGGTAATCCCACCGACGTCACTCCTGATGTTTCCGTTTCGCGAGTGAGTGGAGGCGACCGTTTCGTTGTCTCGGCGGCCCTCTCCGCGAAGGCGTACCCCGACTCCGGTATCGACCGCGTTTACGTTGCAACCGGGATGGACTTTCCCGACGCCTTGAGCGCGGCAGCTGCTGCGGCGTTTTATGGGGGTCCGCTGCTCTTGGTCACATCATCTGCTATCCCCGCTAGTACCAGCGCTGAGCTCAAACGGCTGAAGCCGAAAGAGATCGTCGTTGTTGGCGGAACGGGAGCCATCTCGAAGTCGATCTACAACAGCCTGGCCGGCTATACGTCGAAGATCTCGCGGATTTCGGGCGGCGACCGCTATGAGTCTTCGCGCTTGATTGCAGAATCAGCCTTCCCCGCGGGCACAACGACCTCGGCCTACATTGCCACGGGCACCACGTTCGCTGACGCACTGTCTGCGAGTTCCGCGGCGGCGGCGGCGGGTAGCCCCGTGATCCTCGTTCCTGGTAATGCCTCGAAGCTTGACTCAGCCACTAAATCGCTCCTCACCAAGCTGGGGATCACCAGCGTGACAATTGCTGGAGGCTCAGTAGCAGTCAGCAGCGGGATCGAGTCGCAGCTCAAGTCGCAGCTCGGATCATCGAAGGTGGTGCGAATGGGCGGAAGTGACCGATTCGCTGTATCGGCTGCAATTAATAATGCAGCGTTCGATGATGCCCATACGGTCTATCTGGCATCCGGGTACAACTTTCCTGACGCTCTCTCCGGCGCAGCCGTTGCTGGTGCGCAGTCGGTTCCGCTCTACATCGTGCAAACGTCCTGTGTTCCGAAGGCGATACTTCAAGACATCGAGGATCTCGGGGCGAGCAAAGTGGTGCTTCTCGGAGGCACGAGTGCGTTGACGAGTAAGGTCGCCAAACTCACCACCTGCTAA
- a CDS encoding glycosyltransferase, with amino-acid sequence MIIEAELPVFGGYFDDDVVKEVAELRERGVTVALLSHGTDLRGPDLHASRDPASPFNDTGRPEISRLRTVTTRNRAVLARATAPVFVTTPDLLMDWPAAQWIPVVIDPEIWRTSEPVLQRPRPRVVHAPTNPWIKGSELIEPMLRRLHDGGVIEYQQLRDIPADQMPAIYHGADIVLEQFRIGTYSVTAVEALAAGRIVIAHLLEDVRDHVEKTVGREVPIVEATIESLEATLLEICADREKYIKRAALGPGFVNEVHDGRRSADVLRAFLR; translated from the coding sequence GTGATTATTGAGGCCGAGCTGCCGGTGTTCGGCGGCTACTTCGATGACGACGTAGTGAAGGAGGTTGCTGAACTGCGTGAACGCGGTGTGACGGTCGCCTTGCTTTCGCACGGTACGGACTTGCGGGGACCAGACCTGCACGCATCCCGTGATCCCGCATCGCCATTCAACGACACCGGACGCCCTGAGATCTCTCGGCTGCGCACCGTGACTACACGCAACAGGGCAGTGCTTGCGCGCGCAACGGCGCCAGTGTTCGTAACGACGCCGGATTTGCTCATGGATTGGCCAGCGGCTCAATGGATTCCGGTGGTAATCGATCCAGAGATCTGGCGAACGAGTGAACCAGTGCTGCAGCGGCCACGTCCGCGCGTTGTGCATGCCCCGACGAATCCCTGGATTAAAGGTTCCGAGTTGATCGAACCCATGTTGCGGCGCCTTCACGACGGTGGCGTTATTGAATATCAGCAGCTCCGCGACATTCCGGCTGATCAGATGCCAGCGATTTATCATGGGGCCGATATCGTGCTTGAGCAGTTCAGAATTGGCACCTATTCGGTGACGGCGGTTGAGGCTCTCGCCGCTGGTCGAATTGTTATTGCTCATCTTCTGGAAGACGTTCGCGACCACGTCGAGAAAACAGTGGGGCGTGAGGTTCCCATCGTGGAAGCCACAATAGAGAGCCTTGAAGCGACTCTTCTGGAGATCTGTGCTGATCGCGAAAAGTACATAAAACGCGCGGCTCTGGGGCCGGGATTCGTGAACGAGGTGCACGATGGGCGTCGATCAGCGGATGTCCTTCGAGCGTTCCTTAGATAG
- a CDS encoding acyltransferase: protein MTPLQHVTADVANNASIAATARIWHYAQVRENASVGENCVIGRGAYVGSGVEVGDNCKIQNYALVYEPATLARGVFIGPAVVLTNDHFPRAINADGSPKSADDWKPVGVDIREGASIGANSTCIAPLVIGRWALVGAGSVVVKDVPEFALVVGSPARRIGWVGTAGHPLTEISPSQWECPVTGARYEETATDLLIEVQDS from the coding sequence GTGACCCCCCTGCAGCACGTCACCGCCGACGTCGCCAATAACGCTTCCATCGCCGCAACCGCGCGCATTTGGCACTACGCCCAAGTCCGCGAAAACGCGTCGGTTGGCGAGAACTGCGTGATCGGCCGCGGAGCGTACGTTGGCAGCGGCGTCGAAGTCGGCGACAATTGCAAAATTCAAAATTACGCACTGGTCTACGAACCGGCCACATTGGCTCGCGGCGTCTTCATCGGGCCCGCCGTTGTGCTCACCAACGACCACTTTCCTCGCGCCATCAACGCTGATGGTTCTCCCAAATCGGCTGATGATTGGAAACCGGTTGGCGTCGATATTCGCGAGGGTGCGTCAATCGGCGCGAACAGCACGTGCATCGCACCACTCGTGATCGGCCGCTGGGCGCTCGTCGGCGCCGGCTCAGTTGTCGTTAAAGATGTTCCAGAGTTTGCCCTGGTTGTTGGCAGTCCCGCTCGCCGCATCGGCTGGGTGGGCACCGCCGGGCATCCGCTCACTGAGATTTCACCAAGTCAGTGGGAGTGTCCGGTCACCGGCGCGCGCTATGAAGAAACCGCTACCGACCTTCTGATTGAGGTGCAAGATTCGTGA
- a CDS encoding DegT/DnrJ/EryC1/StrS aminotransferase family protein, producing MIPAARPQIGQDERDAVDRVMSTGMLAQGPEVAAFETEFSAIVDGAHCVAVNSGTSALHMAFVAAGIGAGDEVIVPSFSFAATANAVALAGATPVFVDIERDYFSMDPAAVEAAITSRTKAIMPVHLYGHPALMVELSAIAAKHDLLVFEDAAQAHAASVNGVPVGKWGVAGSFSFYPTKNMTSGEGGMITTSSDELARVARLLRNQGMERRYENEVVGFNTRMTDIHASIGRVQLTKLAGWTAQRQANAAFFDEQLSGVITPPIADGSVHVYHQYTIRVVDHDRDAFAAALAERGVGTGVYYPTPIHQLPSFKLDLDLPVTAEVATQALSLPVYPSLTEAERETIVNAVNDVAKAGS from the coding sequence GTGATCCCCGCAGCTAGGCCCCAAATCGGCCAAGACGAACGCGATGCCGTTGACCGGGTGATGAGCACTGGCATGCTTGCGCAGGGTCCGGAAGTCGCCGCCTTTGAGACCGAATTTTCGGCGATCGTTGACGGAGCGCACTGCGTTGCAGTCAATTCGGGTACGTCTGCATTGCACATGGCATTCGTCGCCGCCGGAATCGGTGCTGGCGACGAAGTTATCGTTCCCTCATTCAGCTTTGCGGCAACAGCCAACGCCGTAGCGCTCGCGGGGGCCACTCCCGTGTTCGTCGATATCGAGCGGGATTACTTCTCGATGGATCCCGCCGCGGTTGAAGCAGCCATAACGTCGCGAACGAAAGCGATTATGCCGGTGCATCTCTACGGGCATCCCGCACTCATGGTTGAACTGAGCGCAATCGCCGCCAAACACGATCTCTTGGTCTTTGAAGACGCAGCCCAAGCGCACGCGGCGTCGGTCAACGGCGTTCCGGTCGGTAAATGGGGAGTTGCTGGCTCCTTCTCCTTCTACCCGACGAAGAATATGACCTCCGGCGAAGGTGGCATGATCACGACATCCTCCGATGAACTCGCCCGGGTTGCACGACTGCTTCGCAATCAGGGAATGGAACGTCGTTACGAGAATGAAGTCGTGGGCTTCAATACCCGCATGACAGACATTCACGCGTCGATTGGCCGCGTACAGCTGACGAAGCTGGCCGGCTGGACCGCACAACGTCAAGCCAATGCCGCGTTTTTCGACGAGCAACTCAGCGGCGTCATCACGCCTCCGATCGCCGATGGCTCAGTACACGTATATCACCAGTACACGATTCGCGTTGTCGATCACGATCGGGACGCGTTTGCCGCCGCTCTCGCCGAACGCGGAGTCGGCACTGGGGTTTACTACCCCACCCCCATCCATCAGCTACCCTCGTTCAAGCTCGATCTCGACCTTCCGGTGACTGCCGAAGTCGCGACTCAGGCTTTGTCGTTGCCCGTGTACCCATCCCTTACCGAAGCGGAACGCGAAACGATCGTGAATGCCGTCAATGACGTAGCAAAGGCAGGCAGCTAA
- a CDS encoding Gfo/Idh/MocA family protein, with protein sequence MTLRAGVLGLGVMGRHHSRVLNELDGVEFKGVYDPSDAVPSHIEGKPVVRDLDTFLDMGFDYCVVAAPTIYHLEIGTMLASRGIHALIEKPVASTSEAAFELRDLFTAAGLVGGVGHIERYNPALQSARQRIQDGLLGDIYQVTTRRQGPFPGRIADVGVIKDLATHDIDLTAWVTQQEYVSINARTTFRSGREHEDMVLAVGTLSKGTIVSHTVNWLTPFKERTTIITGEHGSLVADTLTADLTYFENGVRHHEWNDISQFRGVSEGDVTRFALDKKEPLRAEHEAFRDAVLSGDTSAIVTLAQGAAVVATAEKFVADGLDHRLA encoded by the coding sequence ATGACTCTTCGCGCAGGTGTTCTCGGCCTCGGCGTCATGGGGCGCCACCACAGCCGGGTTCTCAACGAACTCGACGGCGTCGAATTCAAGGGTGTTTATGACCCTTCGGATGCCGTTCCCTCTCACATCGAAGGCAAGCCGGTTGTGCGAGACCTCGACACTTTCCTCGACATGGGCTTCGATTACTGCGTTGTCGCGGCGCCCACGATTTACCACTTGGAGATCGGCACGATGCTCGCAAGCCGAGGAATCCACGCGCTGATCGAGAAGCCTGTCGCCTCAACCTCGGAAGCAGCATTTGAATTGCGCGATCTCTTCACTGCGGCAGGATTGGTCGGAGGGGTCGGTCATATTGAGCGCTACAATCCCGCCCTTCAGTCGGCACGTCAGCGCATCCAAGATGGCCTCCTCGGTGACATTTATCAAGTAACGACTCGACGCCAAGGGCCTTTCCCTGGGCGGATCGCAGACGTCGGAGTAATCAAAGACCTCGCCACTCACGACATCGACCTCACCGCGTGGGTCACTCAACAGGAATACGTCTCGATCAATGCCCGCACCACTTTTCGAAGTGGGCGCGAACATGAAGACATGGTTCTCGCTGTCGGAACTCTCAGCAAGGGCACCATCGTCAGCCACACCGTGAACTGGCTCACTCCTTTCAAAGAGCGCACCACGATCATCACGGGCGAACACGGCTCTCTCGTCGCCGATACGCTCACCGCTGATCTCACTTACTTCGAGAATGGCGTTCGCCATCACGAGTGGAATGACATCTCGCAGTTTCGTGGGGTCAGTGAGGGTGATGTCACCCGCTTCGCTCTCGACAAAAAAGAGCCGCTCCGTGCCGAGCACGAAGCATTTCGCGATGCGGTGCTCTCGGGAGACACCAGCGCCATCGTCACTCTCGCACAGGGCGCAGCAGTGGTCGCGACGGCCGAAAAATTCGTGGCCGATGGCCTAGACCATCGACTGGCATAG
- a CDS encoding DUF2304 domain-containing protein: MTIIFQILAIVAVVLVAIVMLRGGGARNQAIQRIFMLLFIVAAGSSIFVPQVWTFAAQLLGVGRGTDLLLYITVLAFLGVSATTYRRFRRLENDLTAMARQVALARVEGSAGQSPTEEPPAPNVDR; encoded by the coding sequence GTGACCATCATTTTTCAGATCCTTGCGATCGTTGCCGTCGTTCTTGTAGCGATTGTCATGCTGCGTGGTGGGGGAGCGCGAAATCAAGCGATTCAGCGCATCTTCATGCTGTTGTTTATCGTCGCAGCTGGCTCGTCCATTTTTGTGCCTCAAGTGTGGACTTTTGCTGCTCAGCTTCTGGGCGTCGGTCGAGGAACCGACCTCTTGTTGTACATCACTGTTCTGGCATTCTTGGGCGTTTCGGCGACGACCTATCGTCGTTTTCGGCGTCTAGAGAACGACCTCACGGCCATGGCGCGGCAAGTGGCATTGGCGCGCGTCGAAGGCTCTGCAGGGCAATCCCCGACAGAGGAACCCCCGGCACCTAACGTTGACCGCTAG
- a CDS encoding glycosyltransferase family 2 protein: MAQTWVVVPMYNEASVIASVIEELRKSLPHVVCVDDCSTDDSAANARAAGAIVVQHPINLGQGASLQTGFEFVRAIPQMTEVVTFDADGQHQVDDALAMVERLRNEKLDIVIGSRFLDNRTSMSTLKRAVLRLATGYTRMTTGMALTDAHNGLRVLSRDMLFKIQLRQNRMAHASELVDQISLHKANWAEHPTHIVYTEYSKSKGQSVLNAINILVEIIFK; encoded by the coding sequence ATGGCGCAAACGTGGGTTGTTGTTCCGATGTATAACGAGGCAAGCGTCATTGCGTCCGTGATCGAGGAACTGCGAAAATCCCTTCCTCATGTGGTGTGTGTAGACGACTGCTCTACCGATGACTCCGCAGCGAACGCGAGGGCAGCTGGAGCGATAGTCGTTCAGCATCCGATCAATCTGGGGCAGGGTGCGAGCCTGCAAACCGGTTTTGAATTTGTGCGCGCGATCCCTCAAATGACCGAGGTCGTCACCTTCGACGCGGATGGCCAACATCAGGTTGACGATGCTCTGGCCATGGTTGAGCGGTTGCGCAACGAGAAGCTCGACATCGTCATTGGCTCTCGGTTTCTCGACAACCGAACGAGCATGAGCACCCTCAAGCGTGCTGTCCTCCGACTCGCCACTGGGTACACCAGAATGACGACAGGAATGGCGCTCACCGACGCCCATAATGGACTCAGAGTGCTCTCGCGAGACATGCTGTTCAAGATTCAACTTCGACAAAACCGGATGGCGCATGCCTCCGAGCTCGTCGATCAGATCAGTCTGCACAAAGCGAACTGGGCCGAGCATCCCACCCACATCGTTTACACCGAGTACTCCAAAAGCAAGGGGCAATCGGTGCTCAACGCCATCAACATCCTCGTAGAAATCATCTTCAAGTAG
- a CDS encoding glycosyltransferase has product MAHSTQRALVIVMSPITRDPRVLRQVDWLRGKDWEVDTVGPAGHHVPGVDIHYGLSEPAQWTRSKIGSMFIYALLPHALKFSVLLERLIPQEVCDRIAAGEYDLVLFNDHHFLPWVRNRKVFTPAVVERGIHLDIHEYVRPRVPRDSLWRVFAAPYYDWIRTYIGDRRFSTRSTVASGISDLYVSEFGIEPLTIVRNAPPYVELSPSPVDPERIELLYHGAASDVRGIPELLEAMKVLPERFHLTLILVGEQARIDSYVRTVEQHQLRVQFVDPAPVAEIAQHINPYDIEVMFYRPLNRNLEFALPNKLFEAFQARLAILIGPSAMMTSVVSEYDNGALASGWEVSDLVAAIEQLDHESLSRMKHNSDRAAREISAETEREAFFRSFGGTTA; this is encoded by the coding sequence ATGGCGCACAGTACTCAGCGGGCTCTTGTGATCGTAATGTCGCCCATCACGAGAGATCCCCGAGTTCTCCGTCAAGTGGACTGGCTGCGAGGCAAAGACTGGGAAGTCGACACTGTTGGTCCAGCCGGACATCACGTGCCCGGCGTCGACATTCACTACGGGCTTTCAGAGCCTGCGCAGTGGACGCGATCAAAAATTGGCTCGATGTTCATCTACGCGCTTCTTCCCCACGCGCTCAAGTTTTCAGTGCTGCTCGAGCGGCTGATTCCGCAAGAGGTATGCGATCGCATCGCGGCTGGCGAATATGATCTCGTCCTGTTCAACGATCACCACTTCTTGCCGTGGGTGCGCAACCGCAAGGTCTTCACCCCCGCGGTAGTCGAGCGCGGCATCCATCTCGACATTCACGAATATGTGCGTCCTCGCGTTCCCCGTGACAGCCTGTGGCGCGTCTTCGCGGCGCCCTACTACGACTGGATTCGCACCTACATCGGCGACCGTCGCTTCAGCACTCGGTCGACCGTAGCCTCGGGCATTTCTGATTTGTACGTCAGCGAATTCGGCATCGAGCCGCTCACAATCGTTCGCAATGCGCCACCCTACGTTGAGCTCAGCCCGAGCCCAGTCGATCCGGAACGAATCGAGCTGCTCTACCACGGAGCCGCGAGCGATGTTCGAGGCATTCCTGAGTTGCTGGAAGCCATGAAGGTGCTGCCGGAACGCTTTCATCTCACGCTCATTCTGGTCGGAGAGCAAGCACGGATCGACTCGTACGTTCGCACCGTCGAACAGCATCAGCTTCGAGTTCAGTTTGTTGATCCCGCTCCTGTCGCCGAGATCGCTCAGCACATAAACCCGTACGACATCGAAGTGATGTTTTATCGGCCGCTGAATCGCAACCTCGAGTTCGCACTGCCGAACAAACTGTTCGAGGCTTTCCAAGCGCGACTGGCGATCCTGATCGGCCCCAGCGCGATGATGACCAGCGTCGTCTCCGAGTACGACAATGGTGCCCTCGCCTCTGGCTGGGAGGTGTCCGATCTTGTCGCAGCTATCGAGCAGCTCGACCACGAATCCCTTTCCCGCATGAAGCACAATTCCGATCGTGCTGCTCGCGAAATCTCCGCCGAGACCGAGCGCGAAGCCTTCTTCCGCTCCTTCGGCGGCACTACGGCATAG